The genomic window CACCGACGCCAACCGCGCGCTGCACGCCGAGCTCACCGTCCTGGACGCCACGGTGTGGGCCGCCGACCACGTGCTGCCGCGGCTCACCGTGACCACCCGGGTCGGCTCGGCCGTCCTGCACCCCACGTGCTCGGCCCGGCACCTCGACCGCCCCGGCGCCCTGGCCGACGTCGCCGCCGCTATCGCCCGCGAGGTCGTCGTGCCCGAAGACGCAGGCTGCTGCGCCTTCGCCGGCGACCGGGGCCTGCTGCACGAGGAGCTGACCGCGTCGGCGACCCGCGCGGAGGCCGAGGAGGTCGCCGCCCGCGGCTTCGACGTCTACGTGTCGGCCAGCCGCATGTGCGAGGTCGGTATGGCCCGCGCCACCGGCGAGCCCTACGAGTCGGTGATCGTCGCCCTGGAGCGGGCCACCCGCTGAGGCCCCGGCGGCCCGGTCAGCAGGGTTCGAGCGGAGCTGCTCGGCCGCCGGCCGCCGACTCCTGGACGCGGGCCAGCAGCAGGGCGATGTCGTCCTCGGGCCGGGTGCCGCGGGTCATCCGGTCGATGACGGCGTCGCCGATATCGTCCAGGTCGCCGCCCGCCTGGCCGACGGCGGCGGTGAAGGCGGCGGTGAGCCGGTCCATGCCGGCGTCGATGTCCTCGCCGCGCCGCTCGACCAGGCCGTCGGTGTACATGGCGAGGAAGCCGTTCTCCGCGATGTCCACGTCGACGGACTCGTAGGAGGACAGCCCCCACCCGATGGGCGCGCCCGCCGGTGCGTGGATGAACTCGGCGCGCCCGTCCGGGTCGATGATCAGCGGCGGCGGGTGCCCGGCCCGCGCGATGGTGCACCGGCCGGTGGTGCGGTCGTGCACGGCGTAGAGGCAGGTGGCGGCCAGCGGCGGGATGCCGAGGTGCCGGGGGTCGTAGGCGCCGCGCGACAGCCGCACGGCCACGTGGTCGAGCCGGGCGAGCAGCTCGTGCGGCGGCAGGCACTGGTCGGCCAGGGTGTTCACGGCGGTACGCAGCCGGCCCATCGCGGCCGCCGCGTTGATCCCGTGCCCGACGACGTCGCCCACCACGAGGCCGACCCGCCCGTTGGGCAGCGGGATGACGTCGTACCAGTCCCCGCCCACGCCCTGCCGGTCGGTGGGGAGGTAGCGGTGGTAGAGGTCGAGGCCGGTCCCGTCGGGCAGCCGGGCCGGCAGCAGGTCCCCCTGCAGGGCCAGGGCGGCGCTGCGCTCTCGGGAGTAGCGGCGGGCGTTGTCCAGGCTGAGGGCCGCCCGGGCGCACAGCTCCTCGGCGAGGAAGAGGTCGTCGCGGGTGAAGGAGGTCTGGTTCCGGGTGCGGGCGAAGACGGCGACCCCCAGGATCTCGCCGCGCGCCATGAGCGGCACGATCATCGCGGAGTGCATCCGGGCCCGCTTGATGGCCTCGTGCCGGGCCGGGTCGTCCACGAGCCAGGACTGCCCGGTGTTCAGCCGCGGTTCGAAATGCGACCGCCCGGTGCTCAGCGGCCGCACGATGGGCGAGGTCGGCGGCAGGAAGACCACGTCCCCGACCTTGAAGACGGCCTCCGGCACGCCGGGGTTGACGGAGGAGGCGCCGGCGCGGCGGAAGGTGGGGCTGCCGAACTCGTTGTCGTACAGGCGCTCCTGGGGCGACGAGCCGGCCGGCCGCCAGTCGGACAGGTCCACGGTGGCGAAGTCCGCCAGCGCCGGTACGGCCACGTCGGCCAGCTCCTGCGCCGTGGTGGCGATGTCGAGCGTGGTGCCGATGCGGGTGCCCGCGCTGCTCAGCAGCGACATCTGGCTGCGGACGTGGCTCTCGCTGGCGTCGATGCCCATGGTGCACAGGCCGAGCGGCACGCCGTCGTCGCCCTCCAGCCGGAACATCGACACCGAGAAGGCCCGCTCCCCTCCGCTCGCCTGGCGCCTGCGGATCTCATGGTCGATGACCGGGGTGCCCGTCTCCAGGACCCCGCGCAGGGCCGGCATCGCGTCGGTGAGGTCGAAGTTCTCGCCCGCCTCGTCGACGTGCCGGTTGACGATCGCGTCCCGCGGGCCGCTCGCCTGCGCGGCGGCGGAGTCGTTGAGCCATACCGCCCGCAGGTCGGTGTCCCAGATCGCGAAGGCGATCGGTGCCTGGTCGAGCAGCGCGTCGGTCAGCAGCCTGGCGGCGTCCGGCGCGGCGTGCAGCGCGGAGAGGTCGACCGCGGACAGCAGCCAGCCGGCGCCGTGGCCCGAGGTGGTCAGCGGGCTGGCGTCCAGCGCCACCGGCACCGTGCGGCCGTCCTTGTGCCGGGCGCCGACCAGCCACGACCAGTGCTCACGGCTCCGCAGGTGCCGAAGACCGCCCATGGCGTGCAG from Streptomyces sp. NBC_01198 includes these protein-coding regions:
- a CDS encoding SpoIIE family protein phosphatase, which produces MSRHAANGNAITGNGRSQAHPPPAATALVDDAGTVVGWSSGAQRLLGYAGEEVLDRHVGLLLSTAPPEGPRGSAWARELHAMGGLRHLRSREHWSWLVGARHKDGRTVPVALDASPLTTSGHGAGWLLSAVDLSALHAAPDAARLLTDALLDQAPIAFAIWDTDLRAVWLNDSAAAQASGPRDAIVNRHVDEAGENFDLTDAMPALRGVLETGTPVIDHEIRRRQASGGERAFSVSMFRLEGDDGVPLGLCTMGIDASESHVRSQMSLLSSAGTRIGTTLDIATTAQELADVAVPALADFATVDLSDWRPAGSSPQERLYDNEFGSPTFRRAGASSVNPGVPEAVFKVGDVVFLPPTSPIVRPLSTGRSHFEPRLNTGQSWLVDDPARHEAIKRARMHSAMIVPLMARGEILGVAVFARTRNQTSFTRDDLFLAEELCARAALSLDNARRYSRERSAALALQGDLLPARLPDGTGLDLYHRYLPTDRQGVGGDWYDVIPLPNGRVGLVVGDVVGHGINAAAAMGRLRTAVNTLADQCLPPHELLARLDHVAVRLSRGAYDPRHLGIPPLAATCLYAVHDRTTGRCTIARAGHPPPLIIDPDGRAEFIHAPAGAPIGWGLSSYESVDVDIAENGFLAMYTDGLVERRGEDIDAGMDRLTAAFTAAVGQAGGDLDDIGDAVIDRMTRGTRPEDDIALLLARVQESAAGGRAAPLEPC